The genomic region GACCCACCGTGTGTAGATCTGGATTAGACCAGATGATgctttcagaatatttcactgAAGTCTTAGTGTTCCCATGTTTCTTGTCTTCATGCAAATATGGGTATGATCAGTTTCAACTGCAgagttgttttttaactttaacctGACATGGCACTATCCAGAAAACATTAGTCCTGATGTTTGAGTGATGATGCATTATTTCCAACCCCCAACAGAAGATGATGCGCCAGGTGACAACCAGTGACTTCTGCATGAACAGCAGGCCGTCGTGCCTAGCAGAGGACAGCCACCACCCCACTGCTCACTTTGACCTGTGCACCTCACAGGCCAGCAAGTTctaccctcctccccctccatcATCCCTCCAGATGACACTGGCTCCCATGGCCTTACCCACCCAGAGCCACAAGCCCATGGTGTGCCAGAGACAGGAAGTTCTTGGGGGTGACCCCCGCTCGTCTGGAAAGCTAGCAGGGTTAAAAAACACCAATCAAGCAACAGATGATgccaagaagaagaacaagtcTGTCGGGAAGACGGGCAGACGTGGGAGGCCTTTGGGAACCACCAAGCTAGCTGGTTATAGAACCAGCACAGGGCGACCACTCGGCACCACCAGAGCTGCCGGGTTCAAGACGAGTCCTGGAAGGCCGCTCGGTACGACCAGAGCGGCGGGGTATAAGGTCAGCCCCGGGAGGCCTCCTGGCAGCATCAAGGGCCTCTCTCGCCTCAACAAACTGGTTCACAGTAGCACTTGCAGCGGAGCAGCTTTCCCCTATCCACTACCACACAAAGAAATCCTCTGTGAACCTTCCTGCAAAGAGAAGCCCGCTAATGAGTAAAGCCTGTACCCCGTTTCTACTTCACCCTTCGTCTCTGGAATAACAGACAGACACGCACAGGTTTCCTGCCACATATTGAGGGTGATTGCAAACTTTCCTAGTCTGCTGTGTggcagagagaggggaggaTTTTTCTATTATTcgtgtttgtgtcttttgtgtgCCTGCCACCTGATAAAATTACTGTTTTTCAGTGCTAGAGATCTATAGTGTGCGAAAGGTTTCACTACACAGTGTACACATTGCTGTATCTGTTttctggggagaaaaaaataccaGATATTCATTGAACAAGAGGCTTTTATCCAGCAGCTACTGTGGTAGTTAAGTCTTAGAGTGTTACATGTAGCAATTTAACGCCAACAAATGTTGGAAACTTGGACTGTCCTGTCAGATTTTCTCTTCACGATTATTGCCGATAACGacaatattattgcaattttgcAAGTTCATCTACACCGTTGTCTATTGCATAATTTCTTTTGAGGCAATTTAATTAAATCTCCAAATAAATGGAGTTCGCAAGAGAGTGTGTAACCATAGCCATGCAAAAGCATAGAATAAGAACAGCTACACAATAATGTATGATGTGATgttgatcatttatttttaaattatcgAGGAAACCTCTAATGGAAACAATTCAAAATCTTGTTTGATGTAAACAAGGACATTATTGCTGAACTACAGTTTGTAATTTAAATGAGCTGCCGTCATGAAAAACAGGCAGGTTGATAGGAAGTAAAGAAATATAGTTATAGAGGAAAGGTTGGTAGTCTAGTGGTTTGCTCAGTGGCACTTCAAAAGtagaaatctaaatatttatCCAGCATCCAAGAACTAAAATCTGACCGATCCAGTTCCACTCAGCTCCTCATgtaacacaaaaaaggaattcctcctaaaaacagattttattctCTAAATGTCACATTGCAAAATATCTACATATTATTTGCATGCAAAACCACTCAACATGCAGATCATTGTTATTCAGCTAaggttttgtttgtatttttttaaactaaaagtataaaacttaaaaaaaaaatgtacacacCTTCACAGCAACACTCTTCGTCTCTGATGACTTGCTACAAATTGGCTAATGTGGACTGTGGTTGCCTTTTTTGTTACATATTCGGCACAGAGAAGCTGTAGACATTTGGATGGatggtgtttttgtatttgatcACTCTTCACAGCCACTAGCTAGTCCCAGCAACCTGCTGGCTTATTTGTGGTGGGACTTGTTTCTCCACTCTCTGCTTTTGTCTGCTATTCTTTTGCAAATTTCAGCACAAATaccaaaataatcattttttaaaatgcgcTCTTTTTCTACACAGCTTACTTTTACAAGAACGACAAACTTAATGTCTTAAAAAAGCAACATGcccatttaaaaatatgaccTTCCTCACTGTTCCTGCTCTGGAACAACTTTTAGACatgttttgtttcgtttttagGAGGCACTTGTGTTTGAAACGCAGCTTAAATGTCCTTATATTGATCTAAAAGCTTCATTTTTAGCTTTGCATTTATCACTCCTACGGCAAAATGTAAACCCGTGTGACTGTTTTTAGTGTGTAGATGTCAGTATAAAGTAAGAGAAAGGGTACACTGCTTTATTCTAAAAGGCTCACATTGTAGAGGAAAATCTGTTACCTATTATTGTGTTCTTGTTTTGTGTCAAACCACAGGGTCCATTTGTTGgtgtaaaataatgaaatctTGCGTCAGTGTTACATTTGTCCCAAGATAGTGAACAGATTCACAGATATTCAGAATCTCATCTGCTATGAATGTGTTGCTGAATGTAATTCGAATGATATGACTTTTAAAAGTTAAACACTTTTACCCAGCTAAAGACTCAAAAGTCTTATTGGCATCCTTGCTCACAGATCAGAAAATACACTGCCtgtcaaaaaaaatctaataatatCTTGCACTGCCTTTTTAGCTTTGATGACAGCTTGCATTCACCATGGCATTGTTTCGATAAGCTTATGCAGCGTCACCACGTTTTTGTACATACACAGTTGCATGCTCCTGCAGGGTTATGAAAGcctgaaatatgaaataattgCTAGAAAGTTCTTTGAattttttgaaaatggagaGTTTATTGAACTATCTAGCAAATTTGTTTGAAAaatgaattacattttaatttctatATATGACTTTTAATTTATATTGTGTTTGCTACATCTGGCTTCAAAGAAAATActtaaaaattaatttttttaggtttgttattgggaaaaaaaaatcacactgatgataTAACTCACAAAAAACTGAATGTATGTAATATGAAACAATAGGCGTTAAAGGGTTAAATCTGGCAATTTTTCCACTGCTGAGTCCAATCTTTATACTTCCTACCAAATTGAACCCTTTTCTACCCTTTCATTGACGAGTGGTTTTGTTTAGTCCTGTTCTTTTTACTCTGTGCTTACTGCCTTATTGTAATGAGAACTTGGAAAGCCCCTACCCGGTTTTAGTAGTTTATCAGTCTctttagttgttttctttgcCTGAAAGAGGCCAATAATTTGACCCTTCCAACATACTTGGATGAAAAATGATGGATgaaaatttttcttttttttttgctttgtaaaatttgtttttttggccAGGCAGTGTATGGACAAAATGCTGAAAGTAAACAAATCAGACCATCTAATAAGGCTTTCTCCCACCACAGGCCTCTAGGTTTTAGTGGGAAATCTGCAGAGAGAGGGCGCTGTTCCTCCAGAGGAAAGACGAGCTGATAGCAACATTTGGTGATCACACCATCACTGCTGTGAGTCTCACAGCATCATCACTTAAAATCATCACTTAAAATGTAACTTTCCTAAAGGAAAAGTTTAAGCAGctcattattttttaagtgaTGACAAAGTCCAATCATGCTTATTATTTAAGGTTAgtatttattgtgcatttttAGGTATATTACCATTACCCTGTAACGCACTTGAAGCCGACTGTAGGTGAAAGCGATGTTTTCTGAAATGCCAGTTTAGTGTAAATGTAAGATGCACAAAGCTTTATTGGTTTAATATTTGTGACTTTACAACATGTGTAATACACATATAGTTAATGAGAATTTTGATACAAAATGACCGATTGGCTATGTAACTACTTGCCACTATAATTTTTTTACTTAATCATTCAGCAAATAATAATTTTTGGTCTTTAAAATGTTCCCTACTGAACATTCGCTTTTTAATTGTATTATTCATTTATGGGTGGCTTTAAATCCAGAGAGTGGAGAAAGTGAAACAGTGTCACTAAGTCGCTCTGCTATAACATTTATAATAGTTACATTTGGTGCAATAATCTGTTGTATGTATTGTACTGTGGAAACTTTGATACTATCACTTTTTAtcattgtatttttaaacttgtgTATAAGGCCTTTTATCATTGGTTTGTTGACGTGCGTAGTGTTATCAGAGGTAATTCATACAAACATCCTCTTCACCCTCCTTTTACCAAAGAATATGATCTCATCTGACTTGATCTAAAAATACTCGAACAACCTCACAAACAGCCGGCGCatgaaaatggaaatggaagttaaaaaacaaacaaaccactaaCCCATAAAATATGATTGTTTGGCTTCATCGTTACATTGTTACATCTGGGAGAGTATGTGTTTAATGAGCACACTGTAAAGTAGTACACGTTGATAATACAAACtttacttttcattgttttctattTATATGCTTCAAAATTAGACTTCTTTTTATCCATAATTCTTATATAGTCATGTTTGATATTTACCTGATATTTTCCATTGAGATTATGGTGGATATGGTGCCTGTTTTTCTCATgatctgaccttttttttttttacacagtatTTGTGGCTAAAGTGTTTATTAAATTGTTATTATTTGTTTCTAACCCTGATAGGATCAACAAAACTGGGGAGCTTTTCCCACAGCAGACATTTTGATATATGACACAGCAGGAAAAGCA from Astatotilapia calliptera chromosome 10, fAstCal1.2, whole genome shotgun sequence harbors:
- the c10h5orf24 gene encoding UPF0461 protein C5orf24 homolog; this translates as MMRQVTTSDFCMNSRPSCLAEDSHHPTAHFDLCTSQASKFYPPPPPSSLQMTLAPMALPTQSHKPMVCQRQEVLGGDPRSSGKLAGLKNTNQATDDAKKKNKSVGKTGRRGRPLGTTKLAGYRTSTGRPLGTTRAAGFKTSPGRPLGTTRAAGYKVSPGRPPGSIKGLSRLNKLVHSSTCSGAAFPYPLPHKEILCEPSCKEKPANE